From the Terriglobia bacterium genome, the window GAGAATATCCACCAGGCGCTTGTGCGTGCGGATTTCGAACTGCTCCCGCGATTTCTTGTCCACGTGTGGAGAGCGCAGCACACAGAACTTGTTCTTCACCGTGGGCAGCGGGATCGGGCCCGAGACGCGGGACCCCGTCCGCTTGGCGATATCCACAATCTCCGACGTCGACTGGTCCAGCACCCTGTAATCGTAGGCTTTCAACCGTATTCTGATTTTTTCGTTAAGCATAGGTTTTCTGCTTTATTCCAGAATTTCCGCGATGGTGCCGGCGCCCACCGTATGGCCGCCTTCGCGGATCGCGAACCGCAACCCCTTCTCCATCGCAATCGGCGTGATCAGCTTGATCGTCAGGTTCACGTTGTCGCCCGGCATCACCATCTCCG encodes:
- the rpsJ gene encoding 30S ribosomal protein S10 produces the protein MLNEKIRIRLKAYDYRVLDQSTSEIVDIAKRTGSRVSGPIPLPTVKNKFCVLRSPHVDKKSREQFEIRTHKRLVDILEPTPQTVDALMKLDLPAAIDVEIKAFGTEHK
- the tuf gene encoding elongation factor Tu (EF-Tu; promotes GTP-dependent binding of aminoacyl-tRNA to the A-site of ribosomes during protein biosynthesis; when the tRNA anticodon matches the mRNA codon, GTP hydrolysis results; the inactive EF-Tu-GDP leaves the ribosome and release of GDP is promoted by elongation factor Ts; many prokaryotes have two copies of the gene encoding EF-Tu); amino-acid sequence: EMVMPGDNVNLTIKLITPIAMEKGLRFAIREGGHTVGAGTIAEILE